One region of Danio aesculapii chromosome 7, fDanAes4.1, whole genome shotgun sequence genomic DNA includes:
- the tmem256 gene encoding transmembrane protein 256, translating to MNAASLVQRVAGISGALAVAAGAYGAHGFRRSEASDYQRELFDTANKYHIYHSLALLGAARCRKPALAGAILLTGMGCFCGPLYHQALTNDPSFSKLAPIGGSLLIVGWVAMAL from the exons ATGAACGCCGCTTCGCTGGTCCAGAGGGTAGCGGGGATTTCTGGAGCTCTTGCAGTCGCAGCAGGTGCATATGGAGCTCACG GTTTCCGACGCAGTGAAGCGAGTGATTACCAGAGAGAG TTGTTTGATACAGCAAACAAGTACCACATCTACCACAGCCTGGCATTGTTGGGAGCTGCTCGTTGTAGAAAACCTGCTCTG GCTGGCGCGATCCTCCTCACTGGCATGGGCTGCTTCTGTGGTCCCCTCTACCACCAGGCCTTAACCAATGACCCTAGTTTCAGCAAGCTGGCACCAATTGGAGGTTCATTGCTCATCGTTGGCTGGGTTGCGATGGCTCTTTGA
- the tmem102 gene encoding LOW QUALITY PROTEIN: transmembrane protein 102 (The sequence of the model RefSeq protein was modified relative to this genomic sequence to represent the inferred CDS: deleted 4 bases in 3 codons; substituted 2 bases at 2 genomic stop codons) has translation METLMSAVAPRAPAAVKRVSEVDFRSGTTLEQLSAQVQELVLLEQGEFGDQTALEVHTAKDFIFNMLGLVQKVDKRLPVANEYLLLSGGAREGVLDLNPEDLGDYAKGVDFDLDFTLLVPALKLHDRNQPVTLDMRHSPPCHSWLSLRLCDPTMLARWHICCQDENNRENNDDEEEEETGVLRGSIPSLQPPQSLDGCYFSPLLVADWFWSVVVTAVEELRQNPQRGIPVPDRVERNGPLTTLILTAGTSRILYDLLPVVSFRGWPAVAQGWLTTNHFWDGKITEEEAISGFYLLPCCSPAVSSSIRPDREWRLAYSRSEVQLKKCVPYPMAQAFQAAKAVLSRLLSLALGLSLYHLRTLMFGHAIXLPSTYLSVPDHETPARLFLGLLDDLAHCILGKNCPNYFLPQCNMLEHLSDSAALLVARKLAHLRSDPAEHLRAALDQAQQAMPTQGVRLRKLRAMAMAIFTSQGYGAGSPQDDRLAQRLQQLVTENPGKSISVFLNPRXRTRPHFRIDDKFY, from the exons ATGGAGACGCTCATGAGTGCCGTGGCCCCGCGCGCACCGGCGGCGGTGAAGCGGGTGTCCGAGGTGGACTTCCGCTCGGGCACGACGCTGGAGCAGCTGTCGGCGCAGGTGCAGGAGCTAGTGCTGCTGGAACAGGGCGAGTTTGGAGACCAGACCGCGCTCGAGGTGCACACGGCCAAAGACTTCATCTTTAACATGCTGG GGTTGGTGCAGAAGGTTGACAAGCGACTGCCGGTTGCCAATGAGTACCTATTGTTGTCAGGTGGGGCCAGGGAAGGTGTTCTTGACCTTAACCCAGAGGACCTAGGTGACTACGCCAAAGGTGTAGACTTTGATTTGGACTTCACTCTGCTGGTGCCTGCTCTTAAACTTCATGACCGCAATCAGCCTGTGACGCTGGACATGAGGCATTCGCCACCATGCCATTCATGGCTGAGTCTGCGCCTATGTGACCCTACAATGCTGGCACGTTGGCATATCTGCTGTCAAGACGAGAATAATAGAGAGAataatgatgatgaggaggaggaagaaacTGGTGTACTACGAGGTTCAATCCCTTCCCTGCAGCCTCCTCAGTCATTAGATGGATGCTACTTCTCTCCATTATTGGTCGCTGATTGGTTCTGGAGTGTAGTTGTGACGGCGGTGGAAGAGTTGCGACAGAATCCTCAAAGAGGGATTCCTGTTCCTGATCGTGTGGAGCGGAATGGGCCACTTACCACACTGATTCTCACTGCAGGAACTAGCCGTATCCTCTACGACCTGCTTCCAGTGGTGTCGTTTCGAGGCTGGCCAGCTGTCGCACAAGGCTGGCTCACGACCAACCATTTCTGGGATGGCAAAATAACAGAAGAGGAGGCCATTAGTGGATTCTATCTGCTTCCGTGTTGCTCTCCAGCTGTCAGCTCCTCAATCAGACCTGACCGTGAATGGAGACTTGCCTACTCCCGCAGTGAGGTGCAGCTAAAAAAATGCGTGCCCTACCCAATGGCACAAGCCTTCCAAGCAGCTAAAGCTGTACTTTCAAGACTTTTA TCCCTCGCACTGGGTCTTAGCCTCTACCACCTACGTACCTTGATGTTTGGGCATGCGATCTGATTGCCTTCTACGTACCTTAGT GTTCCAGATCATGAGACGCCTGCACGGCTGTTCCTTGGTCTTCTTGATGACTTGGCTCATTGTATTCTGGGCAAAAATTGTCCTAATTACTTCCTTCCACAGTGCAACATGTTAGAGCACCTCTCGGACAGTGCAGCTCTGTTAGTTGCACGGAAACTTGCACATTTACGTTCTGATCCGGCAGAGCACTTAAGAGCAGCTTTGGATCAGGCACAACAAGCCATGCCAACTCAAGGCGTGAGGCTGCGGAAGCTGCGAGCAATGGCAATGGCTATCTTCACAAGCCAAGGATATGGTGCTGGATCACCACAAGATGACCGGCTAGCACAACGACTGCAACAACTTGTGACCGAAAACCCGGGCAAGTCCATT TCCGTTTTCCTCAACCCAAGATGACGTACACGTCCGCATTTCCGCATTGATGATAAGTTCTACTGA